The Rhopalosiphum maidis isolate BTI-1 chromosome 2, ASM367621v3, whole genome shotgun sequence genome segment TTGTACACCTACTGTTAATCACACGAAAATGTAAGTCCTcctgtattaatatatgagtAATAGTACAATGGACCTATATATGTTCGTGCACCGGAAGTCGCGATAAAAGAACATTCGTCCCCGTCGGTCTGCCGATGGGATGTGGTGTCGGCGGGGACGGCCGAGAGGGCGATTGTCGTGCGACGGACGTTCCGGAATTAATTCCGTCTGCAGGTGGCGTTTGTCACGGCGACGACGGTGCAGACATTGTGCTCCGCTTTGTCACCCCCGCGCCGAGATTCTGCAACACGGTCTCTCGCCTCCACCACCCCGCAATAATAACCCTTCCTCTCTCACTTCCGGACCGCGAGGCGACGAATCCGGTATCGGACCGGAACAAACCTGTGCGGTCTCTCGtaatacttacaataataatatactacacgCGTGTTACTCGTACTTCAACTCCTCCGCGCCGCGTCGTTATTCGGATTCATgtccttttctttttttatcctCTTATCCTCTTACCGAAAGCgcacaacacacacacacacacacacataatatatatgtattaatattatactataattctCGTTCGGCCAATCGCTTCATAGCGCTTGTAGGTCGGTACGCGCGAtatgatattgttttgtatgcacaacaacaataacgatatgtttttattgtcgCTGTATATTCTTCGCAAATCGATTTCATccgattacaatattatgtaatataatataatataataccatcaCGACGAGACACGCACCGCGCGCGGTAGCGACCGTTTAGCATACGATCGACTCGTTTTCAATTCGAACATATACGTATTATCATATACTACTACGATATTATgcgtaataatacattgtactGCGCGAGGTGTTAAAGCGAGCGAACACGCGCGTTTAAGCCGCGTACACACTCGCCGCGcgtgcattatataatattatattatgcgagtGTAGTATTGTCGGGGCGTGATGAGGGGTTTTCACGCGCCGAAGGGTTTATCCGGTCCGCAACAGCAGCCCCGAATCATACGATATTGTgtacaaaagtatatatatatatgcataataatatacatcactTCGTCGCGGCAGACGGTCTTTTTTTCGGCCTCCTCTCGCCCACGCCAACGCCACGGGATTACGACAGCGGCGAGTATGCCTCTTCTCTCGCACTTCCGTCACGCCGTATAATAATACCGTAACACGACtacgcgtatatatacatatatacctcATATCATTACACGATATAACATTGTTAcggtgcataatattaatatgatagttTTACGCAAAACGTATGTTTACAGGGACTTTCGGATATGTACAGTATATCTACTACGCGCATATTGTACCGcgagtacattattattattatttaacgtaaCCGCGATCGACGTCGTGTACTACGGCATAGGCAGGTACCTAACCTTTTTTCTGCAAAGTCTATTCATCGATCATCGCTTTTGAGTTCAAacgacaataatttattcatctaaaattatgcattttcTTCGGAATTAAAAGCGAAATCGACATCATTCGAaggtcaataaaaataaaagaagccCCTCGATGTATTGCTAATGATTCGCaaaaactgtttataatacctacatgtgattgaatattttattacataataatattatatatgcaatgTCATCACTATATAAAATGAACACAATACGCGAcagagataaaaataataccgaTTATATCGGACTGATTTCgcgatattatttacataaatcgtAGAGACAAATACACATTGCTGTTTGGTAAATacgatgtttaatatatatacacgagaTGTTTGTCTTGCCAAATATCTATGTTGGCGCAGGACAACGGACAACATTTACGGATGAAACGTCAAGatcagatgatttttttttttttttgggggggggggggggttaaaTTTGTTCAGCTATCCGGCCGTATAGCATTAAATAACGACgtgttgaatataaaatgtcgTGTTTTTTCCTAGTCCGGTCGGTCGGATCGAACGGCCAAGGAAAATCGATGTACCGATATACGGCACACCCGATTCCCGCGACAGCTTCCCGCCGCAGTCGCTTTTATATTGTCCGCATAGTCGACCGCGAGGTCAATCATTAATCTCAGTCCGAAATCCCTATTATTTTGCTTCTTCTTTGCGCCCCTCCGCGGCACCCCGTACCTTCCGCACGACCGCACTGACCGTCGTATACACCGCCGCCACCTCACTCCGCACAACTATACGGCCTCGAGCGATTCGGGCTGGACCATTTATCAATCTCACGAAAGAGTATCGGCGGCGCGGAGGCCGGTGGTAGCAGAGTCAACATCAATTTGTCTCCTTTTAAacctatacgtatacatatatcagGCCAAACGCTCCTATTTATACGATATATGTTGTACCTAATGTGTGCGTACGTTTTTTTCCTCCCGTACACTGCAAGGGTGGTTTTTGCATTTGTGCCGGACCATAAATTCGCAGAAATCGCCGGAAATACATGTGTACTTACCCTCGTCGTCCGGCGGTTTTCTCGAAACACgcgaaataaatttcaattcgaGACTTTTTAATTAGACGAGGGCACGGACTTGGCTGCTTAAagctactatatataatatatatgtattatttataaagtatgcTTTTATCGATAAATCTCACGGACTAtacgataataacaataagcgTCAATCCTTGTTATCCGTCTGatcgttaaattattattagatctCGAGGCGGGCCCGTAACACGGAAGAACTCAGCATCATgtacgattataataaatgtacaatttttttatagtatacatcataatataatatgcgcatCGAAACTACATAGTAGATTGCACAGAATTGCAATAATGggcttataacaatatatgtgaagacatttaaaatgcttatgtattaataatattacatttagaaCGATTCTCTTGTCACGAGCCAggctataatgtattatgcaaagagtacaaaaatttaactttttttttttttttaacgcatGTACATGCATTTTCTCCAGCGATTAATTTTTGACTTATATctgttactaaataaatagcaACAATTAACCAATGCgcaaatttgtaatattagttgttataaatatttcgcattaaaatactataaaaccattcaatcatattaaattataactgccAACGATTGACAATAATCAttgtatgcaataaaataacactatataggtatattgttggGGTATGGCTTGGCGCAGCAAAACGCAGAAGTTGCCAGACGACGTTGGTGTTTAGCTAGTGGCTAACTGCTATTTGCCGGATGGGTGACCAAAATGTTGGCAACACGCAGTCCCATGTTGTACCAAACCATAATcgtcgaaataaaaatagtatctaACTAAATTCTTTTCTAAAGTCCTAGCTAacgtagaaaaataaaagaaaacataTGTTGAGCTTCGGCAAAAACATCTTGTTTTGTTGTTAAAGCATTCTTGCCTCTACGTCTACATAGATGCAATAGCCCATCCTTAATAGAGAAAATCAGAAAGTTTAAGACAAAAGTACCGTACTACAATCCAATTCATGGCGTTCTCTACTACTTCCAAAACACTTCAATACCTTCCAACATCGTTTCGATTAAACTTGACGTTAGAATTTTCTTCATTATTCCCTTGtggtacatttttgaataatatgttgaCATGACGTATCTCTGTTTTCTATGTTACTCATTTTTACTATACGTCAattgtatattgataatactttCATTTTGAGACATAAAACTGtgatactatttaatttgtattatttatttgtgtaataatataaatatttgtaatgtttcttttttaccaagaaaataaaatgtttgaccACACTAAAATCTGTATCCTGTACCCacgaatatcaataatatatcagtaaaatatttgaggggttttcattttacataaaatagagcaataggtatttattttataataatatcctaattttttgatttaataaacacatcataaacatgttttagttttaatattagattgaTATTGATatgcattgtatattattatagtatatcgtatttataatattatatgttaattttacattcttataataatgtcgagtttatatatacgtatatatcaatgcaataattttatttagatatatacttaaaagcgTATTgtactgaatataatataaatatgaaataatatattgtatatacatataattaaacaaaataccaATATCTAATTGATATGTACAATGTCACTTTTTTTGTGAttgtatagaaaatttaaatgttctaaGTGTTTTCTTCTTGTATCGATCTGTCTTCtttggtatttataatttctttttcctaattattattaaataaatagatatttcaattttcaaattatgagattttattaagttacttACAACCAATACAGGTGGCTGAGGCGGCTCATTGATGTTTTTATAACTACATTGaaacataaaactaaaaatgttacaaTCATCGCCACAagtgtataacatatatttgtcTTGACTTAAACACAACATATTTACTCTTCCTGTTTTGTTATCGTGAACAGAGTATTCAATATAGTCTCCGAAATCTGATACATTATTGTCTTTAACATTTGTAAGACGTATTCTACCATCAGCAAATcccataaaaattgttaatgaaTCGGttccacttaaaaaaaaaaacatgcataCATTTATGGTGTTGAAATCACAgtggaaaaaattgaaattgaatgCAACTTAGCAAACGTttgtaatttgaattaaaaactgtatacattttatcgtatttaaatagaggtaatttttagaatatgtataatgtgaattataagaatatatgtatagatactaaattattgatacatttaaatataatattaaatatactatgatatagggctcggaagttgatgaccttaaaaacattaaaaaaatgacctaaaaaaattataaatatttgttttaaattaatgataatatattttttttaaattgtactctattttatcgttaaattataatatatacctttatCAAAGCTTAcaaattactcaaaatatgacataaaaacgacaacaaaataaatgtacttaaaaattaaataaaaaaattacaaatatagtagacgttttaagtaagttatcgGTATAATGGTCGACTAGAAACGATAAGAAGTGAACTAAtgtaaaatcagtaaaaacaactaaaaatttGGGAAAATGACTTAAGATTAATGtcaaaaaatgacttaaaaagtaataaacaccaagaaatgcaaaaaaaaaaaatgcatagtaaaaattagttgttcaggttcacatattaataataaaatacatttgtggCCAGGAAAGCAACgtctaaaaagtttaaaaaaaaaaaaaaatgcaaaatgtattaacttcTGAGctctaattatgtaaatgtctGTAGTGTTTAAGTATAACAAactcaatatttgtattacttcTAAGCCGGCGCGGAGAGTGATAAATGTGATGacacatttattgtttttagtacATGTAGACCTGTAGCTATATGGAAGTAGCCATTCGTGTAGGTATACTTTGTGCAGGTACTTACACGATTTTAATCGCTGTTAGCGGAGTGTCATTCGTATCTGGTATTAATATGTGTGCATTAGTTACTGGGCTAGATGTGTTAAGATCGTATTCGTACAGATAACCGGCGTCGTATCCATCGATCGACACCCATATACCGCTCTCCGACGGAGTGTACATGGCGAACAATATGGGGTTCGGTGTCGGAGGAATAAAGATTTCCGGCGGTTTTTCGTCTTCTTCGGAATCTTCAAAATATAACTCTTCGTCGATTTCAACACCGGGATTTTGTTCtctgataatttttaagttctctttttttctattgattttatcatttttcttGTTCTTCAAATCCAATTCATATTGCTGATGACATATTTCTGACTTAATGCTCACTGTTTGTATTGTACGCGATTCAAGTTTCAGTAAAAATGAATCTCTGGTGTACGACGGACGACTTGTAGGAACTTTCACTTCCACGATATGCCCACTAGCGCAACTAATTAATGCAATATCTTtctgaaacaatttttttaaattgaaaatgattACATACAATACTAATTGACAAacacattcaaaatatttttacttctgATGGTTTCCAATGTATAAAAGTTACTTTGCCGGGTAATGGAAAAAATCCAATTGGACTCAATTTTATAGGtcccgtttttattttataaacaaatattgttttatcgtcACCTCCACATATAAGAATTCTGGCGCTATTGTTTAATGACAAATAACTGATAGAACTTTTATGAGGCTTTgaggactaaaaaaaaaattaaattcatgcaaattaaaatcaattatctatatattagtaACAATGATCTAAATACTTGTATTTCCTCTATttctgaataatttaatatattttttttaaagggaaCGGCGACTATTCTTACAACTCCAGTCTGAAATCCAACTATGAAGATATCCCTCGAACAagctatctataaaaaatatattcgtttaaaaataagaattcggaataataaataggtaaccgTGGTCacaattttaatggttttaatacaaatttcgcATACCTTCTGCGGTAACCAAATCGACGAAGTGATTGGTATCTTGAAATCGTGGGTAAATACCAATTTTTTGTTGGTTACGTCGTATATGTGGAGCCAACCATCCAACGACGTTGTAGCTATGAAATAACCGATGGGCGATGATTGCAAAGAGGTAATCACTCCGCCGTGGAATTTAGCCAACCGTCTTACGGGCTTCGCGTTTGTTGACATTTCGATGTCAACGAGCCACATACCCCCATTGCCGTCCTATAGAAATAACGAGTTcgataaaagatatttttaaaacaattattatactacgatGGGTATTACGTACAATCACAATTATTTCACAGTATAAataacatgtaatatataagaaaaatatctgtaatatattaatttgttcatcTGTAATCGATCGATGATCACacgttaggtatattaattaaattactttcatTACCTTCTATATTATATCCCACTgtgcaatattatgttacagcAACATTTATGAAAAGTTTAGAATCATCACTCTACATGTCACAAGCGtttgttgttaatttttaaattattataaccattattattttagattattaaattaacatcaaCGCAACACATTTGccttcaaattttataacgttatatacatttatgttccagtaaaatgttttctaacaTCTAAATAATATCGAAACAACTTCTATCTTATGTTGTAAATAACATCCTAGTAACACGCAATTTACCATTACTAGATATTAAGTATAGacgttatttttcttaaatttacaaCCGCAATTATACCTACAGGAAACAATCACGGAGGATATTTAGAGGTGTAAACACGTCTTCTTATATTGTAACATTATGATAGCGGGCCATAAAAAGTACACCACTTGTATCTGGCACCGGGAACGCTGTTTACCCGACGTGGGCTCAAACATACTGAAGTTTATATGACACACAATGCATTTTAGCATTTATTCTTACTTTAAGCTCATGTCTTCTGCAGTCTTATTctctgatttttataattatttttttgtttaggtaACCCAGAGTTACACCCAAGAAAAAAACACTTAAGAGGCatactaaataagtaaaaaaaataaatttcaaaccgTTTGTACAAAAAGAGTATGTTGTGTAGGTAATGAATAACAACACTGCAAAATAGTACACTAAGATAATACTGTGGTATCAGCACAAATAATAACTCAGACTCGGGTTTATTAGTAGGAAAAACTTTTATTCAGgtgtaaaacaaacaaaaaatttacacCAATTCGAAAACACTTTAAATACACGATCGCCGTACCTACGTTGCAAATcaaggaaaatataaattaataaatttatgattacctactttaattaatatttaatatgacaatggttacaataaattgtaatttttaattaaaactcaaATAAGCAGCACTTCTAAATCTGCCCCACAAATCACTATTCCCCTAAAAGATTTGAGTAATGATCAACAATTGTACTATTGAAGATAGAATTATGTTAATCAAAATCCCTCGaagttattcattatttaattgtataaattcaatgataagaAACTGACGGTCCAAGTGGATAAAGAACACATGTATAATTGGTGTAGTAAATATCTTAGTTCATGTGATAAGCTatgttatcaatatattttttatcaagttGATAATTAgcactttattaattatgcattgtaataaaaatgtatgaaaataaaatcccTCTATTCCTCTCTAGCATTAAAACATCCCGAATGGACcactcataatatattaaatgttaaataggtATGGGTAGATATAATGGCATATATAGATGGGATATAATATCAGGAGCCTAAGATACGCATGTAGATTTTTCTGTCGTTTATTACCTGAATAAAATAGTCATAAGCTTTGGGGTTGTCGTCGGTCTTGCACATACCCATGATTTTCGATTCATTGATAGAGTCTTTGACACTAATCTCATAAATTGGTTCTATTTCCAGCACACGGTCGTTTTCAGGTGGATCCGCCATGTCTATGATACAGTAGTTCCAAAATTTGATCGTCCCATCCATGCTGATGCTTGTCAACAGCTCGTCGTTTCTTGAGTATCTGGAGTGTAAAAACATGATGATAGGCGCCAAATGACATGGTTGTCTAAATCTCCTTGTCACTTCGATTTCGATGAATTTTTCTCCCCACACCAAAATATTACCCCATTCGCAGCCTGATATCacctaataaacaatttagcaTACAGATATATGCCaacaattatacaatagaATATGACTCCGAGACGGTCGATAGACTAAAACGGCACACATTATGGATTCATTGCGTACTAAATTATTACCAACACACTTACAGTGTTttcaaataagttataaaataatcttgaataaaatcaatgtgggatataattaaatgagtTTATGTACTCGTATGATATCAATACGTAACCTAAATTCGTTGGtagttttattctataaataataattacgcaTAAGAGGCCGTTCTGGTAAAAGTGAAACGTATACAACGAAgttttttcttgatttttacggacattatactcgtacattGACTTATTGTTGTACATACAACgcactaatttatatattatttagatagaatatattgtatattttattttttaaccagaaatataattttattaaaaaaatatttatggatattttgtataatatacatttggtgttttttaatgtaatcaaATCATAACATTATCATATAAGATTTTGTAATAACGCATCaatcaaaataacattatttaaataaccgtGATTGcaggtttttatatatagataaatacgagatattataattcccaattgtaaataacaatgatttattttattttagttattattaattatagatatgaTTTTACTTTTTCATTGGCCATCGAGAAAATTCCAATGACGTTTGATATTTCCGTTTTTACAAAACGTCCGAGCTGACCTAGAAGCTTTAATCCGGTAAATGTTTTGGCCATTTTCCAGAATTTTATATGTCCTGAACCGGCGGTTACCAAATGGTTGAGTATAAAGTTTGAAAATCTACAAGTATATACATCCTGAGTGTGAGACTTGGTCCTCAAgagtatttttgattttttccaaTCCCAAATTGTAAGAGTGTTATCTGGTTCTCCTGCTTGTGAACACAGATAGTCACCATTTTGACTGAAagcaaaaatgtaatttgttttatgtttatattgaatttagaggttcgataaattataagataaaagTCCTCATTTGTTTCACCTATATGACAAGcaatttatttgttgtttagCACTGCCCTCGAGAACACTAACTATTTCAAACGTTGGCCATTCGTATACAATTATCAGaggattattacaattttctcCTACCGCTATATGGCTTAAAACGGGATTTTTCTGTTTCaaaatacattgtaattattatttatgtaaagtacaaaaattataaatattgaattaaacttACAATTATGTATCCTATTCCTCCGTTACCagcattttttctaaaactcAATTGTCCGTCATTTATATCAAACATGTTGATATAACTACCTGCAGCGTACAGAATTGTGTGGTTATCTGCTGCACAAATGTTGAACATTTTGGAACAGCAATCGTAACCGAATGAATgacttaagttataaaatgtaaggaTAAATCGTTTTCGacttatttgttattgtttgtaatcagaattaaacattatttgtttttgtgtaaaaagaCTGATTCGATTTTAGTAAAGGATACTGgagttgtaatatattttcaccCATCGTACATCTCTCACTTTTAATTGgtttagatataaaatcaCTACTTTTATACAATGGAGTGTCATTGATTTGATTTCCATCAATTGATTCCTCAATGCTTTGTTCGTGTTCAATGCTTTCTTTATAATGAGTCATTTTTGTAAATCCAAGATTTATAgtcctttattataatatgtatcattaaTAGATGTTACagccaaaaaacaaaatagaaaaataacagTGCTGTTCCGTTGCTTagcgaataatttattatagcataCATATagtaaacataacattttgagTGCATTgtaatatcgtatattttcATACTCGTGCTATTTTGTGATCTTTTTTAGTTTCAACTCATGCGAACGTCTTGTGCCCTGATAATATGATGTGATacctatcaatttaaattcatgatcagatataaaacaaaataatagcaCGAAAAACGTAGCTTCCTGTACTGTTATAGTATGACACGCGTCTATATACATAGCCATATAGAAACCGTGTGAAAATACtacgaacaatattattatcatcatattgtaaatacgacgcattatattattacacggcGATGGAGATGggcatattttgtatagtaatataatatacgacaaATCGTAGCagctaaatgtattatatacacataggtTATATACAGTACCGTCTCACGTGTACCGCATAATACGTCGTGTTTTACGatgaaaatattacctatataacaatatgatacctacctacacacacacacacacacacacacacacacacacacacactcgctTGGACGCACATGACTTACGgaaataacagtaatattataatataatacgatatataatGTTCGTCGGGCGGCGGCGTCGGCTTTTCGTCATCATTAATCTTACCGTTGTCAATGGaccgttttatatattatttccacTGTACCGGGCGACGGCTATTTGTCACCCGGACGTATAAGCACACACCGATGGCTGGTCTTCTATCGatcggtacctatatattattatgtacacgcgTCGTTAATCACGGCCAACAAAGTCACGGGCGacggtgataataataatacgcaacGCCTATGGTTAGAACGATACGGGCTGCTTTCAGTCCCAGCACTATACGCCATAgtatactgtaaataatatacgcgtaa includes the following:
- the LOC113552614 gene encoding cilia- and flagella-associated protein 44-like translates to MTHYKESIEHEQSIEESIDGNQINDTPLYKSSDFISKPIKSERCTMGENILQLHHSFGYDCCSKMFNICAADNHTILYAAGSYINMFDINDGQLSFRKNAGNGGIGYIIKNPVLSHIAVGENCNNPLIIVYEWPTFEIVSVLEGSAKQQINCLSYSQNGDYLCSQAGEPDNTLTIWDWKKSKILLRTKSHTQDVYTCRFSNFILNHLVTAGSGHIKFWKMAKTFTGLKLLGQLGRFVKTEISNVIGIFSMANEKVISGCEWGNILVWGEKFIEIEVTRRFRQPCHLAPIIMFLHSRYSRNDELLTSISMDGTIKFWNYCIIDMADPPENDRVLEIEPIYEISVKDSINESKIMGMCKTDDNPKAYDYFIQDGNGGMWLVDIEMSTNAKPVRRLAKFHGGVITSLQSSPIGYFIATTSLDGWLHIYDVTNKKLVFTHDFKIPITSSIWLPQKIACSRDIFIVGFQTGVVRIVAVPFKKNILNYSEIEEIQSSKPHKSSISYLSLNNSARILICGGDDKTIFVYKIKTGPIKLSPIGFFPLPGKVTFIHWKPSEKDIALISCASGHIVEVKVPTSRPSYTRDSFLLKLESRTIQTVSIKEQNPGVEIDEELYFEDSEEDEKPPEIFIPPTPNPILFAMYTPSESGIWVSIDGYDAGYLYEYDLNTSSPVTNAHILIPDTNDTPLTAIKIVGTDSLTIFMGFADGRIRLTNVKDNNVSDFGDYIEYSVHDNKTGRVNMLCLSQDKYMLYTCGDDCNIFSFMFQCSYKNINEPPQPPVLVEKEIINTKEDRSIQEENT